In one Pirellulales bacterium genomic region, the following are encoded:
- a CDS encoding electron transfer flavoprotein subunit alpha/FixB family protein — protein MPDVVACLWGRAGMDRAAQGLLGAGRRLAESLGEKLHAVVVGPVDPAAVEAARTAADKVVLVEDELLAEYNAENYLAALTAVCGQLAPRAVLLGNDVYSQELTARLAHRLGGSAAGDAVDVAIADGQLRATRGVYGGKATAVIALAKTPAVVWIRARAMAPAPARAPGEVELLSLGLAQDSRVSLISSHADAKEGVRLEEARLIVSGGRGLGGPGPFEQLQALAAAMGAQMAASRAACDAGWVPASWQVGQTGKKVAPELYLAVAISGASQHIMGIADSKVICAINRDPDAPIFKHCRFGLVEDYQKVIGPLTAKLGQHA, from the coding sequence GTGCCAGACGTTGTTGCATGTTTGTGGGGCCGCGCCGGCATGGACCGCGCGGCACAAGGACTGCTCGGAGCGGGCCGCCGATTGGCCGAAAGCCTCGGAGAGAAGCTACACGCCGTAGTTGTCGGGCCAGTCGACCCCGCGGCAGTCGAAGCCGCGCGAACCGCGGCCGACAAGGTCGTGCTGGTCGAAGATGAATTGCTGGCCGAGTACAACGCTGAAAATTATTTGGCAGCTCTGACCGCGGTGTGTGGACAGCTTGCGCCGCGGGCAGTGCTCTTGGGCAACGATGTTTATAGCCAGGAATTGACGGCGCGCCTTGCCCATCGTTTGGGCGGTAGCGCCGCGGGTGATGCCGTCGATGTTGCGATTGCCGACGGCCAGTTGCGGGCGACTCGCGGTGTCTATGGCGGAAAGGCCACGGCCGTGATTGCCTTGGCCAAGACGCCGGCCGTCGTGTGGATTCGCGCGCGGGCGATGGCGCCCGCCCCGGCGCGGGCACCCGGCGAAGTCGAGTTGCTAAGTTTGGGCCTGGCTCAGGATTCTCGCGTCAGCCTGATTTCGAGTCACGCCGATGCGAAGGAAGGCGTGCGACTCGAAGAGGCGCGTCTCATCGTATCGGGCGGGCGTGGCTTGGGGGGGCCCGGGCCGTTCGAGCAATTGCAGGCGCTGGCCGCGGCAATGGGCGCGCAAATGGCGGCCTCGCGCGCTGCGTGTGACGCCGGCTGGGTCCCGGCCTCTTGGCAAGTCGGACAAACCGGCAAAAAAGTGGCGCCCGAGCTATATCTGGCCGTCGCCATTTCGGGCGCCAGCCAGCACATTATGGGCATTGCCGACTCGAAAGTGATTTGCGCGATTAATCGCGATCCCGACGCGCCAATCTTCAAGCATTGCCGCTTCGGCCTGGTCGAGGACTATCAAAAGGTTATCGGTCCCTTGACCGCCAAGCTCGGCCAACACGCATGA